In Dama dama isolate Ldn47 chromosome 9, ASM3311817v1, whole genome shotgun sequence, the following proteins share a genomic window:
- the ZNF608 gene encoding zinc finger protein 608 isoform X3, with the protein MQLEGKGQLDPIQTVDPLFTVPAPPPPIASSLTPQLLPSYFPPSSSNIAAPVEQLLVRTRSVGVNTCEVGVVTEPECLGPCEPGTSVNLEGIVWHETEEGVLVVNVTWRNKTYVGTLLDCTKHDWAPPRFCESPTSDLEMRGGRGRGKRARSTAAAPGSEASFAESRGLQNKNRGGANGKGRRGSLNASGRRTPPNCAAEDIKASPSSTNKRKNKPPMELDLNSSSEDSKPGKRVRTNSRSTPTTPQGKPETTFLDQGCSSPVLIDCPHPNCNKKYKHINGLRYHQAHAHLDPENKLEFEPDSEDKISDCEEALSNVALECSEPSTSVSAYEQVKAPVSPASGNPPGTPKGKRELLSNGPGSVLGSKAGKNSGKKKGLNNDLSSLPVISNMTATLDSCSAVDGSLTVEMPKLEAEGLIDKKTLGEKEKGKKANNCKMDKNLSKLKTARPIAPAPAPTPPQLIAIPTAAFPSTTTGTIPGLTTVVQATPKSPPLKPIQPKPTIMGEPITVNPALVSLKDKKKKEKRKLKDKEGKDTGSPKMDAKLGKLEDAKGTGKDLSGHFLKDHLSKSDGLANGLSESQESRMASIKAEADKVYTFTDNAPSPSIGSASRMECSTLVNGQAPMAPLHVLTQNGAESSAAKTSSPAYSDISDAADDGGSDSRSEGVRSKTSSPSDILSSKDGAVKGHSSTTAQSSQMKESHSPYYHGYDPYYSPSYMHPGQVGAPVAGNGGSTQGMKIKKESEEEADKKDRAEQLEAKKVDHNPASLQPQHQSVITQRHPALAQSLYYGQYAYGLYMDQKSLMATSPAYRQQYEKYYEDQRLAEQKMAQTGRGDCERKNELPLKELGKEDSKQKNMPSATVSKAPSTPEPNKNHSKLGPSVPNKTEETGKSQLLSSHQQQLQADSFKAKQMENHQLIKEAVEMKSVMDSMKQTGVDPTSRFKQDPDTRTWHHYVYQPKYLDPQKSEELDREKKLKEDSPRKTPNKESGVPSLPVSLTSIKEEPKEVKRPDSQSLDEGKLKNDDRKTPVNWKDSRGTRVAVSSPMSQHQSYIQYLHAYPYPQMYDPSHPAYRAVSPVLMHSYPGAYLSPGFHYPVYGKMSGREEAEKVNTSPSINTKTATESKALDLLQQHANQYRSKSPAPVEKASAEREREAERDRHSPFGQRHLHTHHHTHVGMGYPLIPGQYDPFQGLTSAALVASQQVAAQASASGMFPAQRRE; encoded by the exons GTGTCCTAGTGGTCAATGTCACGTGGAGGAACAAGACTTACGTAGGGACCTTATTGGACTGCACCAAACACGACTGGGCCCCTCCCAG GTTCTGCGAGTCACCAACCAGCGACCTGGAGATGAGAGGGGGCCGCGGCCGAGGGAAAAGAGCGAGGTCTACCGCAGCTGCCCCGGGCTCGGAGGCCAGCTTCGCAGAGTCCAGAGGACTGCAGAACAAGAACAGAGGGGGGGCCAATGGGAAGGGGAGGCGGGGCAGCCTCAACGCCAGCGGGCGGAGGACACCCCCGAACTGTGCTGCTGAGGACATCAAAGCCAGCCCCTCCTCCaccaacaaaaggaaaaacaagcctCCAATGGAGCTAGACCTGAACTCCAGCTCTGAGGACAGTAAGCCCGGGAAGCGTGTCCGCACGAATTCCAGAAGCACTCCCACCACCCCTCAAGGGAAACCAGAGACGACTTTTTTGGACCAGGGCTGTTCTTCTCCCGTGTTGATTGATTGTCCCCACCCAAACTGCAACAAAAAGTACAAGCACATCAACGGCCTCAGGTACCACCAGGCTCATGCCCACTTAGACCCAGAGAACAAGCTGGAGTTTGAACCAGACAGTGAGGACAAGATCTCAGACTGCGAGGAGGCCTTGAGCAATGTGGCGCTGGAATGCAGCGAGCCAAGCACAAGTGTATCCGCTTACGAGCAGGTGAAGGCGCCAGTGTCCCCTGCCTCAGGGAACCCCCCCGGCACCCCCAAGGGAAAGAGAGAGCTCCTGAGCAACGGCCCAGGTTCTGTTCTTGGATCGAAGGCTGGGAAGAATTCTGGCAAAAAGAAGGGTCTCAACAATGACCTCAGCAGTCTTCCAGTCATCTCCAACATGACAGCCACCTTAGACAGCTGCTCAGCCGTGGACGGCAGTTTGACTGTGGAAATGCCGAAACTGGAAGCAGAAGGATTAATTGACAAGAAAACtttgggagagaaagaaaagggcaaAAAAGCCAACAATTGCAAAATGGACAAAAACCTCTCTAAACTTAAAACTGCCCGGCCCATCGCCCCTGCCCCGGCTCCCACACCCCCACAGCTAATCGCTATTCCCACTGCAGCCTTTCCAAGCACCACTACGGGGACCATACCCGGACTGACCACAGTTGTTCAGGCCACACCAAAGAGTCCTCCGTTAAAACCCATTCAGCCAAAGCCCACAATTATGGGGGAGCCCATCACCGTGAACCCAGCCCTCGTGTCGCtcaaggacaaaaagaaaaaggagaagcgaaagctgaaggacaaagaagggaaagacaCGGGGAGCCCGAAAATGGATGCAAAGCTGGGCAAACTAGAGGATGCCAAGGGCACTGGGAAAGATTTATCCGGACATTTTTTAAAGGACCACCTCAGCAAGAGTGATGGGCTGGCAAATGGACTATCCGAGTCTCAAGAGAGTCGGATGGCTAGTATCAAAGCCGAGGCTGATAAGGTTTACACTTTTACAGACAACGCTCCCAGCCCTTCCATCGGGAGTGCCTCAAggatggagtgcagcactttggtGAACGGCCAGGCGCCCATGGCCCCGCTGCACGTGCTGACCCAGAATGGGGCCGAGAGTTCCGCGGCCAAGACAAGCAGCCCCGCCTACTCAGACATCTCCGATGCTGCTGATGACGGTGGTTCTGACAGCAGGTCAGAGGGCGTGAGGTCGAAGACCAGTTCCCCATCAGATATACTCTCTAGTAAGGACGGCGCTGTGAAAGGGCACTCTTCAACGACAGCACAGTCATCTCAAATGAAAGAGTCCCACTCTCCCTATTACCATGGCTACGATCCTTATTATTCCCCCAGTTACATGCACCCTGGACAAGTGGGCGCCCCTGTAGCTGGGAACGGCGGGAGCACACAGGGCATGAAGATCAAGAAGGAGTCCGAGGAAGAGGCGGACAAAAAAGACAGGGCAGAGCAGCTCGAGGCTAAGAAGGTGGACCATAACCCTGCATCCTTACAGCCTCAGCACCAGTCGGTAATCACCCAGAGACACCCGGCCCTGGCTCAGTCACTGTATTACGGCCAGTATGCCTACGGGCTCTATATGGACCAGAAGTCTCTGATGGCCACCAGCCCTGCCTATAGACAGCAGTATGAGAAGTACTATGAGGACCAGAGGCTGGCAGAGCAGAAAATGGCCCAAACTGGGAGAGGAGACTGTGAAAGGAAAAACGAGCTCCCTTTGAAAGAGCTGGGCAAGGAGGACAGTAAACAGAAAAACATGCCATCGGCCACAGTCTCAAAAGCTCCCTCTACTCCGGAGCCTAACAAAAACCATTCTAAACTAGGGCCGTCAGTGCCTAATAAAACTGAGGAGACAGGTAAATCGCAGCTTCTCTCCAGTCACCAGCAGCAGCTTCAGGCCGACAGCTTCAAAGCTAAGCAGATGGAAAACCACCAGCTTATTAAGGAGGCTGTAGAAATGAAATCTGTCATGGACTCTATGAAGCAGACAGGTGTAGACCCAACCTCGAGATTTAAACAA GATCCAGATACAAGGACATGGCATCATTATGTTTACCAACCCAAGTACCTGGATCCACAAAAGTCAGAAGAACTTGatagagaaaagaaattaaaagaggatAGTCCCAGAAAAACCCCCAACAAAGAGAGTGGTGTGCCCAGCCTTCCTGTATCGTTAACAAGCATCAAAGAGGAGCCCAAAGAGGTCAAACGTCCTGATTCTCAGTCCTTGGATGAGGGCAAACTAAAAAATGATGACCGGAAGACTCCCGTGAACTGGAAGGACTCTCGGGGAACCAGAGTGGCTGTCTCCTCGCCCAtgagtcagcatcagtcctacatACAGTACTTGCATGCTTATCCTTACCCGCAGATGTATGACCCCAGCCACCCTGCATACCGGGCTGTTTCTCCCGTCCTAATGCACAGTTACCCTG GGGCCTATCTCTCTCCAGGATTTCATTATCCTGTTTATGGGAAGATGTCAGggagagaagaggcagagaaagtcAATACTAGCCCTAGCATCAACACGAAAACAGCCACTGAATCGAAAGCACTGGATTTGCTCCAGCAGCATGCCAACCAATACCGCAGCAAGTCTCCTGCT CCTGTGGAAAAGGCCTCAGCTGAGCGGGAGCGGGAAGCCGAGAGGGACCGCCATTCCCCCTTTGGCCAGCGGCACCTGCATACCCACCACCACACCCACGTGGGCATGGGGTACCCACTCATCCCTGGGCAGTATGACCCTTTCCAAG GCTTGACCTCTGCTGCCCTCGTTGCCTCTCAGCAGGTGGCTGCACAGGCATCTGCGTCAGGAATGTTTCCTGCACAAAGAAG agAATAA
- the ZNF608 gene encoding zinc finger protein 608 isoform X4, giving the protein MKGCSVASWITQVDPLFTVPAPPPPIASSLTPQLLPSYFPPSSSNIAAPVEQLLVRTRSVGVNTCEVGVVTEPECLGPCEPGTSVNLEGIVWHETEEGVLVVNVTWRNKTYVGTLLDCTKHDWAPPRFCESPTSDLEMRGGRGRGKRARSTAAAPGSEASFAESRGLQNKNRGGANGKGRRGSLNASGRRTPPNCAAEDIKASPSSTNKRKNKPPMELDLNSSSEDSKPGKRVRTNSRSTPTTPQGKPETTFLDQGCSSPVLIDCPHPNCNKKYKHINGLRYHQAHAHLDPENKLEFEPDSEDKISDCEEALSNVALECSEPSTSVSAYEQVKAPVSPASGNPPGTPKGKRELLSNGPGSVLGSKAGKNSGKKKGLNNDLSSLPVISNMTATLDSCSAVDGSLTVEMPKLEAEGLIDKKTLGEKEKGKKANNCKMDKNLSKLKTARPIAPAPAPTPPQLIAIPTAAFPSTTTGTIPGLTTVVQATPKSPPLKPIQPKPTIMGEPITVNPALVSLKDKKKKEKRKLKDKEGKDTGSPKMDAKLGKLEDAKGTGKDLSGHFLKDHLSKSDGLANGLSESQESRMASIKAEADKVYTFTDNAPSPSIGSASRMECSTLVNGQAPMAPLHVLTQNGAESSAAKTSSPAYSDISDAADDGGSDSRSEGVRSKTSSPSDILSSKDGAVKGHSSTTAQSSQMKESHSPYYHGYDPYYSPSYMHPGQVGAPVAGNGGSTQGMKIKKESEEEADKKDRAEQLEAKKVDHNPASLQPQHQSVITQRHPALAQSLYYGQYAYGLYMDQKSLMATSPAYRQQYEKYYEDQRLAEQKMAQTGRGDCERKNELPLKELGKEDSKQKNMPSATVSKAPSTPEPNKNHSKLGPSVPNKTEETGKSQLLSSHQQQLQADSFKAKQMENHQLIKEAVEMKSVMDSMKQTGVDPTSRFKQDPDTRTWHHYVYQPKYLDPQKSEELDREKKLKEDSPRKTPNKESGVPSLPVSLTSIKEEPKEVKRPDSQSLDEGKLKNDDRKTPVNWKDSRGTRVAVSSPMSQHQSYIQYLHAYPYPQMYDPSHPAYRAVSPVLMHSYPGAYLSPGFHYPVYGKMSGREEAEKVNTSPSINTKTATESKALDLLQQHANQYRSKSPAPVEKASAEREREAERDRHSPFGQRHLHTHHHTHVGMGYPLIPGQYDPFQGLTSAALVASQQVAAQASASGMFPAQRRE; this is encoded by the exons GTGTCCTAGTGGTCAATGTCACGTGGAGGAACAAGACTTACGTAGGGACCTTATTGGACTGCACCAAACACGACTGGGCCCCTCCCAG GTTCTGCGAGTCACCAACCAGCGACCTGGAGATGAGAGGGGGCCGCGGCCGAGGGAAAAGAGCGAGGTCTACCGCAGCTGCCCCGGGCTCGGAGGCCAGCTTCGCAGAGTCCAGAGGACTGCAGAACAAGAACAGAGGGGGGGCCAATGGGAAGGGGAGGCGGGGCAGCCTCAACGCCAGCGGGCGGAGGACACCCCCGAACTGTGCTGCTGAGGACATCAAAGCCAGCCCCTCCTCCaccaacaaaaggaaaaacaagcctCCAATGGAGCTAGACCTGAACTCCAGCTCTGAGGACAGTAAGCCCGGGAAGCGTGTCCGCACGAATTCCAGAAGCACTCCCACCACCCCTCAAGGGAAACCAGAGACGACTTTTTTGGACCAGGGCTGTTCTTCTCCCGTGTTGATTGATTGTCCCCACCCAAACTGCAACAAAAAGTACAAGCACATCAACGGCCTCAGGTACCACCAGGCTCATGCCCACTTAGACCCAGAGAACAAGCTGGAGTTTGAACCAGACAGTGAGGACAAGATCTCAGACTGCGAGGAGGCCTTGAGCAATGTGGCGCTGGAATGCAGCGAGCCAAGCACAAGTGTATCCGCTTACGAGCAGGTGAAGGCGCCAGTGTCCCCTGCCTCAGGGAACCCCCCCGGCACCCCCAAGGGAAAGAGAGAGCTCCTGAGCAACGGCCCAGGTTCTGTTCTTGGATCGAAGGCTGGGAAGAATTCTGGCAAAAAGAAGGGTCTCAACAATGACCTCAGCAGTCTTCCAGTCATCTCCAACATGACAGCCACCTTAGACAGCTGCTCAGCCGTGGACGGCAGTTTGACTGTGGAAATGCCGAAACTGGAAGCAGAAGGATTAATTGACAAGAAAACtttgggagagaaagaaaagggcaaAAAAGCCAACAATTGCAAAATGGACAAAAACCTCTCTAAACTTAAAACTGCCCGGCCCATCGCCCCTGCCCCGGCTCCCACACCCCCACAGCTAATCGCTATTCCCACTGCAGCCTTTCCAAGCACCACTACGGGGACCATACCCGGACTGACCACAGTTGTTCAGGCCACACCAAAGAGTCCTCCGTTAAAACCCATTCAGCCAAAGCCCACAATTATGGGGGAGCCCATCACCGTGAACCCAGCCCTCGTGTCGCtcaaggacaaaaagaaaaaggagaagcgaaagctgaaggacaaagaagggaaagacaCGGGGAGCCCGAAAATGGATGCAAAGCTGGGCAAACTAGAGGATGCCAAGGGCACTGGGAAAGATTTATCCGGACATTTTTTAAAGGACCACCTCAGCAAGAGTGATGGGCTGGCAAATGGACTATCCGAGTCTCAAGAGAGTCGGATGGCTAGTATCAAAGCCGAGGCTGATAAGGTTTACACTTTTACAGACAACGCTCCCAGCCCTTCCATCGGGAGTGCCTCAAggatggagtgcagcactttggtGAACGGCCAGGCGCCCATGGCCCCGCTGCACGTGCTGACCCAGAATGGGGCCGAGAGTTCCGCGGCCAAGACAAGCAGCCCCGCCTACTCAGACATCTCCGATGCTGCTGATGACGGTGGTTCTGACAGCAGGTCAGAGGGCGTGAGGTCGAAGACCAGTTCCCCATCAGATATACTCTCTAGTAAGGACGGCGCTGTGAAAGGGCACTCTTCAACGACAGCACAGTCATCTCAAATGAAAGAGTCCCACTCTCCCTATTACCATGGCTACGATCCTTATTATTCCCCCAGTTACATGCACCCTGGACAAGTGGGCGCCCCTGTAGCTGGGAACGGCGGGAGCACACAGGGCATGAAGATCAAGAAGGAGTCCGAGGAAGAGGCGGACAAAAAAGACAGGGCAGAGCAGCTCGAGGCTAAGAAGGTGGACCATAACCCTGCATCCTTACAGCCTCAGCACCAGTCGGTAATCACCCAGAGACACCCGGCCCTGGCTCAGTCACTGTATTACGGCCAGTATGCCTACGGGCTCTATATGGACCAGAAGTCTCTGATGGCCACCAGCCCTGCCTATAGACAGCAGTATGAGAAGTACTATGAGGACCAGAGGCTGGCAGAGCAGAAAATGGCCCAAACTGGGAGAGGAGACTGTGAAAGGAAAAACGAGCTCCCTTTGAAAGAGCTGGGCAAGGAGGACAGTAAACAGAAAAACATGCCATCGGCCACAGTCTCAAAAGCTCCCTCTACTCCGGAGCCTAACAAAAACCATTCTAAACTAGGGCCGTCAGTGCCTAATAAAACTGAGGAGACAGGTAAATCGCAGCTTCTCTCCAGTCACCAGCAGCAGCTTCAGGCCGACAGCTTCAAAGCTAAGCAGATGGAAAACCACCAGCTTATTAAGGAGGCTGTAGAAATGAAATCTGTCATGGACTCTATGAAGCAGACAGGTGTAGACCCAACCTCGAGATTTAAACAA GATCCAGATACAAGGACATGGCATCATTATGTTTACCAACCCAAGTACCTGGATCCACAAAAGTCAGAAGAACTTGatagagaaaagaaattaaaagaggatAGTCCCAGAAAAACCCCCAACAAAGAGAGTGGTGTGCCCAGCCTTCCTGTATCGTTAACAAGCATCAAAGAGGAGCCCAAAGAGGTCAAACGTCCTGATTCTCAGTCCTTGGATGAGGGCAAACTAAAAAATGATGACCGGAAGACTCCCGTGAACTGGAAGGACTCTCGGGGAACCAGAGTGGCTGTCTCCTCGCCCAtgagtcagcatcagtcctacatACAGTACTTGCATGCTTATCCTTACCCGCAGATGTATGACCCCAGCCACCCTGCATACCGGGCTGTTTCTCCCGTCCTAATGCACAGTTACCCTG GGGCCTATCTCTCTCCAGGATTTCATTATCCTGTTTATGGGAAGATGTCAGggagagaagaggcagagaaagtcAATACTAGCCCTAGCATCAACACGAAAACAGCCACTGAATCGAAAGCACTGGATTTGCTCCAGCAGCATGCCAACCAATACCGCAGCAAGTCTCCTGCT CCTGTGGAAAAGGCCTCAGCTGAGCGGGAGCGGGAAGCCGAGAGGGACCGCCATTCCCCCTTTGGCCAGCGGCACCTGCATACCCACCACCACACCCACGTGGGCATGGGGTACCCACTCATCCCTGGGCAGTATGACCCTTTCCAAG GCTTGACCTCTGCTGCCCTCGTTGCCTCTCAGCAGGTGGCTGCACAGGCATCTGCGTCAGGAATGTTTCCTGCACAAAGAAG agAATAA